ATGTTAAACGTAACAGCAGATAACGCTTGTGCGGTAATGACAGCTCGCCTTGTAGAAGGTAAGAATTGGATCAAAAACAAATTTGCTTAATAGAAAGAGGATGCTCGTTTAGAGCATCCTCTTTTTGTCTTTATTTATTGATTAGTCGATACCACTCATTCTCTCTCGCCACAAATTTGTTAAAATCTTCACAAATATTCCACATCCATTATCCATTCTCCGTACTATAATCATGTATGGAAAAGGAGATGGAAACGATGACACAAAGCGCACCTGAATTTAAAGTTTTGCAAAGCATTGCATTTCTCGCTGTCGTTTTGCAAAGTTCCTTATTATATACAATGAATCAAGGAAATGTCTTACTTGAGCAATCCCTCATTATGGGCATGCTATTTAATCTTGCAAAATTCTCAGCACCAGCATTCATATTTATCGTTGGATTTCACTTAATTCGTCACTATACGAAGCAATTAGTATATAAAGAATATATTTCTGAAAAAGCGACACACTTACTCATTCCTTATTTCTTTTGGTCTATTCTTTACTTATTAACAACAAATGATCTTATTACATTACAAGGCGGAATAAAAAGTTTATTACTCGGAACAGCCGCGCCCCATCTTTGGTACGTTATTATGATGTTCCAAATTCACTTATTGTTCCCTTTACTATGCACACTTTTTTATTGGTTTCAAAAACGAACAGAAAATAAAAAAGACATATATAAATATATGACCTTTTTCGCTTGCCTATATTTTCTATTAATGTGGTTCTCTTCTCACTATATTTTTAATGGAGAAAAATTAACAAGCTCAACAATTTTACATTATACAGATCGATCATTTCTATTCTACTCATTCTATTTCGTTATGGGTGGCATTGCCGCTGTACCACTAAAAACTTGGCGTCTATTCGTCATGAAACATATCCCGCTTATAACAATATTATTTTTCATCTTATTTTTATTCATCAATTATGAGTTGTTTAGTTTTTACGGAGCAAACTCTATTCATTTAACTGTTTCTACCTATTTAAAACCATCTATGTTTTTATATATCGTATGCGAAATTATCATACTGTATGTGTTATCTATTATGATAGTACAGCGTCGTGGTTTCTTATATAAAACGTTACGTTTCATTGGAAATTA
This DNA window, taken from Bacillus cereus ATCC 14579, encodes the following:
- a CDS encoding acyltransferase; translated protein: MTQSAPEFKVLQSIAFLAVVLQSSLLYTMNQGNVLLEQSLIMGMLFNLAKFSAPAFIFIVGFHLIRHYTKQLVYKEYISEKATHLLIPYFFWSILYLLTTNDLITLQGGIKSLLLGTAAPHLWYVIMMFQIHLLFPLLCTLFYWFQKRTENKKDIYKYMTFFACLYFLLMWFSSHYIFNGEKLTSSTILHYTDRSFLFYSFYFVMGGIAAVPLKTWRLFVMKHIPLITILFFILFLFINYELFSFYGANSIHLTVSTYLKPSMFLYIVCEIIILYVLSIMIVQRRGFLYKTLRFIGNYTYGAYLAHLFFLQLCTKFLSLFTLQENTILYSLLLFVLTAIISISTMVICSTIPFHTWITGPSPTTKMKWTKVVFRKNHKKLFKPYI